The DNA region GCAGCGTTGAAATCATCACTTTCAACGAAATGACCCCTTCGATTTTAGAAGTCAGCGCTTCCAGTTCGGTTTTGATTTTTTGTGCGTTTTTAATGTTTTCTTCCTCGGTGAATTCCTCTTTGAAATTCCACATGACGATGTGTCTGACCATGATATCCTCCTGATAGAAATAATTAATAAGATGCGCCAATCGTAATATAGTGGCGGATGGCCTCGTATTTTCCATCGCCGATGCCCTGCACTTCTTTAATCTCATCCTTAGAAAAGAACCCACCGCTTTCATCGCGGTACGCGATGATCCGCTCCGCCAGCAGTTCGCCGATGCCGGGCAGCAGCATCAGTTCATCTTTCGAAGCGTTATTAATGTTAATTTTTCCGTTCGGAAGGTCGATTGCGGGCGTCCATTGCGAGGCGTAGATCGCAGCTCCGATATGCGGGGCGGCGGTTTTTATCTTGTAAACCGAAAGCCCAATCAAGCCTGCGGACAATACCGCAAGCACGATACAGACAGCTTTGATGGTTTTCGACAAAAATGTCACCTCCGGCACCGATGTAATTTTAACGCACATTACATAAAAACGCAACTCAAAGCATAACAATTGGCACATACGAGTGTAAAGGAGAGACAATATATGCAGATGAAAATGAATAAGAAAAGCATCGGCTCCT from Oscillospiraceae bacterium includes:
- a CDS encoding helix-hairpin-helix domain-containing protein, whose product is MSKTIKAVCIVLAVLSAGLIGLSVYKIKTAAPHIGAAIYASQWTPAIDLPNGKININNASKDELMLLPGIGELLAERIIAYRDESGGFFSKDEIKEVQGIGDGKYEAIRHYITIGASY
- a CDS encoding Dabb family protein; protein product: MVRHIVMWNFKEEFTEEENIKNAQKIKTELEALTSKIEGVISLKVMISTLPSGNRAVVLNSLFTDEDALKNYIVHPEHVRVGTIVRAALTDRVCADYIE